A window of the Candidatus Nitrosotalea okcheonensis genome harbors these coding sequences:
- a CDS encoding ABC transporter permease codes for MATLLLTILLVGSNMDSISKQSAALDVRQQVTNNKSLLSSFKTTEQLDLYVDNQVKMRITALGLDQPWYSPQRIGLSMYKILTLDFGHAKFLTSDSGSSDVRDIILEKLPRTILLFTTATVIVSVLGIFLGAVAASKVNSKIDKITSGFAVISSSFPVWWIGVLMIFVFAFLYPIFPARATPDVSASDPGYLGSLLYHMALPLITLVMIGFGSWAYLVRNFLVGVLQEDFITAKRAEGIDEKHILFSHALKNAAPPIVTILALSLSGSLGGAIITEAVFDWPGMGRLYFEAISVLDLPVIIGATYVLTVFFLVSVFVADVLYGYFDPRVRRQ; via the coding sequence ATGGCTACACTTCTTCTTACGATACTTCTTGTTGGCTCTAACATGGATTCAATATCAAAGCAAAGTGCAGCACTAGATGTACGGCAACAGGTGACAAACAACAAGAGTCTTCTTTCAAGTTTTAAAACAACCGAACAGCTTGACTTGTATGTTGACAATCAAGTAAAGATGCGAATCACTGCACTTGGACTTGACCAGCCTTGGTACTCGCCACAAAGAATTGGGTTGTCAATGTACAAAATTTTGACACTAGACTTTGGTCATGCCAAGTTTCTTACGAGTGATAGTGGCTCGTCTGATGTCCGGGATATCATACTTGAGAAACTTCCAAGGACAATTCTTCTTTTTACAACGGCTACTGTCATTGTATCAGTTCTCGGAATATTTCTTGGAGCAGTAGCTGCAAGCAAGGTCAATTCAAAAATTGACAAGATAACATCGGGGTTTGCAGTAATATCCAGTAGCTTTCCTGTCTGGTGGATTGGAGTATTGATGATCTTTGTCTTTGCATTTCTCTACCCGATATTTCCTGCACGAGCAACTCCTGATGTTTCTGCGTCAGACCCGGGATACTTGGGATCGCTCTTGTATCACATGGCACTGCCGTTGATAACTCTTGTAATGATTGGGTTCGGTTCTTGGGCATACCTCGTGAGAAATTTCTTGGTGGGTGTACTCCAAGAAGATTTTATCACTGCAAAAAGGGCTGAAGGAATTGATGAAAAACATATTCTGTTCTCTCATGCGTTAAAAAATGCTGCTCCGCCCATTGTTACAATACTTGCACTTAGCTTGTCAGGCTCACTTGGTGGTGCAATAATAACGGAAGCAGTTTTTGACTGGCCTGGGATGGGCAGGCTGTACTTTGAGGCGATAAGCGTTCTTGACTTGCCAGTGATAATTGGGGCAACCTATGTACTGACTGTATTCTTTCTTGTCAGTGTCTTTGTAGCGGATGTCTTGTATGGATACTTTGATCCAAGGGTGCGAAGGCAATGA
- a CDS encoding PD-(D/E)XK nuclease family protein — translation MTDFTGAMGYCQFQIPFFIEGVRAETAQMLKGTEHHEEAERIEKETTIPMQLTKTRLEDTKSDLNFMREDIQTSFVQEFDFKEGQARLVLFGRADKVTRQNETLIVSDDKHASNPERYGAMSKPYIGQLLQVLTYLDSMYYLGDSFGGWAGIPHTQKMYQINIVDTRTRSIYKTYEEIVDASHTELLFDYASQFTKKCLQWDDLIHHNSKPKCKACGFFENCSNALK, via the coding sequence GTGACTGATTTTACAGGTGCTATGGGATACTGCCAGTTCCAGATACCGTTTTTCATTGAGGGGGTGCGTGCAGAAACTGCTCAAATGTTAAAGGGTACCGAGCACCACGAGGAGGCAGAAAGAATAGAAAAAGAGACAACCATTCCAATGCAATTGACAAAAACAAGGCTGGAAGACACAAAATCTGATCTAAATTTTATGCGAGAAGATATCCAGACATCTTTTGTACAAGAATTTGATTTCAAAGAAGGACAAGCAAGACTGGTATTATTTGGAAGGGCAGACAAGGTCACTCGTCAAAATGAAACTCTTATAGTCTCTGATGACAAACATGCCTCAAATCCAGAACGCTATGGTGCCATGTCAAAACCCTACATAGGCCAATTGCTACAGGTGCTTACCTATCTTGATTCCATGTACTATCTGGGTGATTCTTTTGGAGGGTGGGCTGGAATTCCACACACGCAGAAAATGTACCAGATCAACATTGTGGATACCAGAACTAGGTCGATTTACAAGACATATGAAGAAATTGTAGATGCAAGTCACACGGAATTGCTTTTCGACTATGCTTCACAATTTACCAAAAAGTGTTTACAATGGGATGATTTGATACATCATAATAGCAAACCAAAATGCAAAGCATGTGGATTTTTTGAAAATTGTTCTAATGCACTAAAGTGA
- a CDS encoding ABC transporter permease: MSFSARAVWKEFSHSKIGMTGVAILLILFTMSIVAFVTIPLDSFKTWNDPASWLLYPKSAQPAWVNYFQSEKIPEHLILSPVQSSQQLGSVNVLTDSFAVNYQYDGFPSDFIYQYAAKYSGSPLLQITVTRPDGTDLQLVSTSLPFASNDSVYSSMIFSTQNVILKNIADKRSNYAFSLDGLSSEKIIFSKLDENKILKGLYVFHVHLYDVSTKPVLEKSRLILGGQVYGVMGTDELRRDLSIGLLWGTPLALFIGITVSIGSVVIGLIYGVYAGYKGSATDEVLMRFNDIIYAMPALPLLIILAVTIGNSIFLMVGFLVIFGWVGIAKVSRSMAMQIKTLQYVEAAQLMGQKNYKIIFKHILPQLLPYAFASIAISVPGAITTEAGLSFLGLGDPTFPTWGQILHDASSYSAAARGMWWWIMPPGIMIAVTGLAFVFMGHAMDGIVNPKLRQR; encoded by the coding sequence ATGAGCTTTTCAGCCAGAGCTGTGTGGAAAGAGTTTTCACACAGCAAAATTGGGATGACCGGTGTTGCAATACTTTTAATTCTTTTTACCATGTCAATTGTTGCATTTGTAACTATACCTCTTGACAGCTTCAAGACATGGAACGATCCGGCAAGCTGGTTACTATATCCAAAATCTGCCCAGCCTGCGTGGGTCAACTATTTCCAGTCTGAAAAAATTCCAGAGCACTTGATACTGTCACCTGTCCAGTCATCACAACAACTCGGTTCTGTTAATGTGCTGACTGACTCATTTGCGGTAAACTATCAGTATGATGGGTTTCCAAGTGATTTTATCTACCAGTATGCTGCAAAATACAGCGGCTCACCGCTTTTACAAATAACTGTGACAAGGCCAGATGGGACCGATCTACAACTTGTATCAACATCATTGCCTTTTGCAAGCAATGATTCTGTGTACAGCAGTATGATATTTTCAACACAAAATGTCATACTGAAAAACATTGCAGATAAAAGATCAAACTATGCATTTTCACTTGATGGCCTGTCTTCTGAAAAAATTATTTTTTCAAAACTTGACGAGAACAAAATTCTAAAGGGCCTGTATGTATTCCATGTTCATCTGTATGACGTGTCAACAAAACCAGTTTTGGAAAAATCACGCCTGATTCTTGGAGGACAGGTATATGGAGTCATGGGAACAGATGAGCTAAGAAGAGATCTCTCAATTGGGCTGCTTTGGGGAACGCCTCTTGCATTATTCATAGGTATAACGGTATCAATCGGATCCGTAGTGATTGGCCTGATCTATGGTGTCTATGCTGGCTACAAAGGAAGTGCAACAGATGAGGTTCTGATGCGCTTCAATGATATCATATACGCAATGCCTGCCCTGCCTCTGTTAATTATTCTTGCAGTGACAATTGGCAACAGCATATTTTTGATGGTTGGATTTCTAGTGATATTTGGCTGGGTCGGAATAGCAAAGGTGTCTAGAAGCATGGCAATGCAGATTAAAACACTCCAGTATGTAGAGGCGGCACAACTAATGGGCCAAAAAAATTACAAGATAATCTTCAAGCACATCTTGCCACAACTTCTTCCATATGCATTTGCAAGCATTGCAATTTCTGTACCTGGTGCAATCACTACTGAAGCCGGCCTGAGTTTTCTGGGGCTGGGAGATCCGACCTTCCCAACATGGGGCCAGATACTCCATGATGCAAGCTCATACAGTGCAGCAGCCCGTGGAATGTGGTGGTGGATCATGCCTCCTGGTATAATGATTGCAGTGACAGGTCTTGCGTTTGTGTTTATGGGTCACGCAATGGATGGTATCGTAAATCCTAAGCTTCGACAGCGTTGA
- a CDS encoding NAD(P)-dependent alcohol dehydrogenase: MMKVNGYAAQSAKAALVPYSFERREVGDNDVLVEIQYCGICHTDIHQVGDEWGGSTFPMVPGHEITGIISKTGPKVTRYKIGDRVGVGCFVNSCRKCDACKKNLEQYCTDGMVTTYNGTEKDGTVTHGGYSNRIVVDENYVLRIPDSLPLDKAAPLLCAGITLYSPLMHWNAGPGKKVAIIGLGGIGHMGVKIAHALGAEVTVLSHSLKKQEDGKKLGAYYFYATSDPETFEKLKGRFDLIINTVSADLDWNQYLELLALDGSMIVVGIPEKQTSVGAFPLVAGRRSLSGSLIGGIKETQEMLDFCAKNNIASEIELIPIQKVNDAYKRVLNSDVRYRFVIDIKSLEQK, translated from the coding sequence ATGATGAAAGTCAATGGTTATGCAGCACAGAGTGCCAAGGCAGCACTTGTACCATACTCGTTTGAAAGGCGCGAGGTTGGGGACAATGATGTTCTAGTAGAGATACAATACTGTGGGATATGCCACACAGACATTCACCAAGTGGGTGACGAGTGGGGCGGTTCCACATTTCCAATGGTTCCCGGACACGAGATAACAGGAATTATATCAAAAACTGGACCCAAGGTAACAAGATACAAGATAGGTGACAGGGTAGGAGTAGGATGTTTTGTAAATTCATGCCGCAAGTGTGACGCCTGCAAGAAAAACCTGGAACAATATTGTACTGATGGAATGGTTACAACATACAATGGAACTGAAAAAGACGGCACCGTAACCCATGGAGGATACTCAAATAGAATTGTGGTAGATGAAAATTATGTGTTACGCATCCCAGATTCTTTGCCACTTGATAAAGCTGCACCACTTTTATGCGCTGGAATAACACTATACTCTCCACTCATGCACTGGAATGCAGGTCCTGGAAAAAAAGTTGCGATAATAGGACTTGGTGGAATCGGCCACATGGGAGTAAAGATTGCACATGCACTAGGTGCAGAGGTCACAGTTCTTAGCCACTCGCTAAAAAAACAAGAGGATGGAAAAAAACTTGGTGCTTATTATTTTTATGCCACGTCAGATCCTGAAACATTTGAGAAATTAAAGGGACGTTTTGACTTGATAATAAACACAGTATCTGCAGATCTTGATTGGAACCAATACCTTGAGCTTTTGGCACTTGACGGTTCCATGATAGTAGTCGGGATTCCAGAAAAACAAACATCTGTTGGTGCGTTTCCACTTGTTGCCGGACGTCGCAGCCTTTCGGGCTCGCTCATCGGGGGAATAAAAGAGACACAGGAGATGCTAGACTTTTGTGCAAAGAATAACATTGCAAGCGAGATCGAACTGATTCCGATTCAAAAGGTAAATGATGCATACAAGAGAGTTCTCAACAGTGACGTCAGATACAGGTTTGTAATTGACATAAAATCACTTGAGCAAAAGTGA
- a CDS encoding Mov34/MPN/PAD-1 family protein — protein MIFSKKEKPRRTITIKKEIRDSILSYCKMNHPNECILVLRGKSRKGRVLVEGLVIPPFFHTGPTFAGFPHSFLPFDTSYIGTVHSHPSGVAKPSVTDLHNFFGFVSIIIQSPYEDGDIFAYDRDGNLLETTISSD, from the coding sequence ATGATCTTTTCCAAGAAAGAAAAACCTAGGAGAACCATAACCATAAAAAAAGAGATCAGGGACAGTATTTTGTCATATTGTAAGATGAATCACCCAAATGAGTGCATATTGGTGCTCAGGGGCAAGTCAAGAAAGGGCAGAGTACTTGTGGAAGGCTTGGTTATTCCTCCATTTTTTCACACAGGTCCCACATTTGCAGGATTTCCGCATTCTTTTCTTCCATTTGATACAAGTTACATAGGAACAGTCCACTCTCATCCATCAGGTGTTGCCAAGCCATCGGTTACCGATTTGCACAACTTTTTTGGTTTTGTGTCAATTATCATACAATCACCGTATGAAGACGGTGACATTTTTGCCTATGATCGTGATGGCAACCTGCTTGAAACAACTATAAGTTCGGATTAA
- a CDS encoding cupredoxin domain-containing protein, whose product MHKKIGMTAFVLYLVVFLVYNVDDSVAYADVSTTTNETTIFITDCSTVGACFSPCQVTLVKGDTITWINSGSSIHMITSGSGQSGPDGWFASSLIAPHGVFSHKFDRIGSFTYFDNLHPNSAGVVIVGQTKDSAQDHLQQSYFSDWCSR is encoded by the coding sequence ATGCACAAAAAGATTGGAATGACTGCATTTGTACTATATCTTGTGGTTTTTCTAGTTTACAATGTTGATGACTCTGTTGCGTATGCCGATGTGTCAACTACAACTAATGAAACAACCATTTTCATCACCGATTGTAGTACTGTAGGAGCTTGCTTTAGCCCGTGCCAAGTTACACTAGTCAAGGGAGATACAATAACTTGGATAAATTCTGGCAGTTCTATTCACATGATTACAAGTGGTAGCGGTCAGAGCGGACCTGATGGCTGGTTTGCAAGCTCACTTATTGCACCACATGGTGTATTCTCACACAAGTTTGACAGGATAGGTTCCTTTACTTATTTTGATAATCTGCATCCAAATTCGGCAGGAGTTGTAATTGTGGGGCAAACAAAAGATTCCGCACAGGATCATCTTCAACAATCATATTTTTCAGACTGGTGCAGCCGTTAA
- a CDS encoding ABC transporter substrate-binding protein — MKLMLVLMLALFVLGPTIAFGIKGTNFDRVQFVQYSDDNTAVQEVENGHLDMYYSAIPIDRLDDQSRQHLQIFQSSGTSYSLLINPAVSTVQFNPFSIQQVRFALNYLVDRDLIVDEILGGYGATMISAYKPYDPDYLLILGDLQSFNFKHNPVLADSMITDALEKAGAKKTGGFWYYDSKPVAISIFIRNDDPVRKSIGEILASQLQGMGFAVKKDYGDLTKAFSTVYGSNPSDLKWNIYTEGWTMGGFVRYDSVITAQMYSPWYSNMPGFNNPSYWNFQDPKVDSLSKAIFFGNFTSSEQRASLINQAVNRGINDSVRIFLACKTDQFVASKKISGIINDFGAGITSRFTPINARSDSDTLTIGVKNIYQGAWNPISGFADSASQQIWGAVSDPGSFKNPFTGYTIPVRSDWTVNTKGPLDKLDVPSDAIRWDVSKQKWVHVGPGAKATSEVTFRLKFGNWHDKTPMDMNDVLYGIYFLYQWGTDQTNGTMTFDSEYSPKANQAAKTLIGVRVVNGNTIEVYQNYWHFDSGEIADSAQVWPAMPWEMIYSMEKAVTDGKLAFSRSDAVSKNIDLMSLIIPNDAKIIKANLDEFAKENSIPPALAFVNDSKYFKSRYDASSSWIAEHGHAVISNGPYYLDNYAPDARTITIKAFDDPTYPFAAGYWKKFEQVNMPQILGISVPTSVSVGSTLVIPISVTPNATVYYYFTNPHGKVIDEGNMMSQNGTAKITLLPEKTATLELGSNDLQVFVVSDEAYKPDMYHTSFLVTKGVTLLAVDNSITSTVQPTGDNRYLFFGIISVGVAVAVSFYVVKKRRAS; from the coding sequence ATGAAGCTCATGCTAGTCCTGATGCTAGCACTTTTTGTTTTGGGACCCACAATTGCATTTGGGATAAAAGGCACAAACTTTGACCGGGTCCAGTTTGTTCAATACTCTGATGATAATACAGCAGTACAGGAAGTTGAAAACGGACACCTTGACATGTACTATTCCGCAATACCGATTGACAGACTTGATGACCAGTCAAGACAACACCTGCAGATATTCCAGTCTTCTGGGACAAGCTATAGTCTTTTGATAAATCCTGCAGTATCTACAGTACAGTTTAATCCATTTTCAATCCAACAAGTAAGGTTTGCACTAAATTATTTGGTGGACAGGGATCTTATTGTGGATGAAATACTTGGTGGATATGGGGCTACCATGATATCTGCGTACAAGCCATACGACCCTGACTATCTTCTCATACTTGGAGATCTCCAGTCATTTAACTTCAAGCACAATCCGGTACTTGCAGATTCAATGATAACTGATGCGCTGGAAAAAGCAGGAGCAAAAAAGACTGGTGGATTCTGGTACTATGACTCTAAACCGGTAGCAATCTCCATTTTCATAAGAAATGACGATCCCGTGAGAAAATCAATTGGAGAAATTCTGGCATCACAATTGCAGGGCATGGGATTTGCGGTGAAAAAAGACTATGGTGACCTGACCAAGGCATTTTCAACTGTATATGGTTCCAACCCGTCTGATCTGAAATGGAATATCTATACAGAAGGGTGGACAATGGGTGGCTTTGTAAGATATGATTCTGTAATTACTGCACAAATGTATTCTCCATGGTACTCAAACATGCCTGGATTTAATAATCCGTCATACTGGAATTTCCAAGACCCGAAAGTAGACTCTCTGTCAAAGGCAATATTTTTTGGAAACTTTACATCATCTGAACAACGTGCCAGTCTGATAAACCAGGCAGTTAACAGGGGGATAAATGATTCTGTTAGAATATTTCTTGCATGCAAGACTGACCAGTTTGTTGCAAGCAAAAAAATTAGCGGCATCATCAATGATTTTGGTGCAGGGATAACAAGCAGGTTCACACCAATCAATGCAAGGTCGGATTCTGACACACTAACAATTGGTGTGAAAAATATCTATCAGGGTGCATGGAATCCCATATCTGGATTTGCAGACTCGGCTAGTCAGCAAATATGGGGGGCAGTTTCTGATCCTGGGAGTTTCAAGAACCCTTTCACCGGATATACAATTCCGGTACGGTCTGACTGGACTGTTAATACCAAGGGACCTCTTGACAAACTTGATGTGCCATCTGATGCAATACGGTGGGATGTCTCAAAGCAAAAGTGGGTCCATGTGGGACCTGGTGCCAAGGCAACAAGCGAAGTTACATTTCGCCTCAAGTTTGGAAACTGGCATGATAAGACTCCGATGGACATGAATGATGTCTTGTATGGAATTTATTTTCTGTACCAATGGGGCACAGATCAGACAAATGGTACCATGACCTTTGATTCTGAATACTCGCCCAAGGCAAACCAGGCTGCCAAGACACTCATAGGAGTACGAGTAGTTAATGGTAATACAATCGAGGTGTATCAAAATTACTGGCACTTTGATTCAGGCGAGATTGCAGATTCTGCACAAGTTTGGCCTGCAATGCCATGGGAAATGATCTACTCTATGGAAAAGGCAGTGACTGATGGAAAACTTGCGTTTTCACGATCAGATGCTGTGAGCAAAAACATTGACTTGATGTCATTGATAATCCCAAACGATGCCAAGATAATAAAGGCAAACCTTGATGAATTTGCAAAGGAAAACTCTATCCCGCCAGCACTTGCCTTTGTAAATGATTCAAAATATTTCAAGTCTAGGTATGATGCTTCATCATCATGGATTGCAGAGCACGGCCATGCTGTGATAAGTAACGGTCCATACTATCTTGACAACTATGCCCCTGATGCAAGAACGATCACAATAAAGGCATTTGATGATCCGACATATCCATTTGCCGCAGGATACTGGAAAAAGTTTGAACAGGTAAACATGCCGCAGATACTTGGCATAAGTGTGCCAACAAGTGTATCTGTTGGGTCTACACTTGTGATCCCTATATCTGTCACGCCAAATGCCACCGTATACTATTACTTTACAAATCCTCATGGAAAGGTAATTGATGAAGGAAACATGATGTCACAGAACGGCACTGCAAAGATAACACTATTGCCTGAAAAGACTGCAACTCTTGAGCTAGGCTCAAATGACCTGCAAGTATTTGTTGTCTCAGACGAGGCGTACAAGCCAGACATGTATCATACTAGCTTTCTTGTAACAAAAGGCGTGACTTTGCTTGCTGTGGATAATTCCATAACCAGTACTGTGCAGCCTACAGGAGATAACAGGTATCTCTTTTTTGGAATAATATCAGTAGGAGTTGCAGTTGCAGTGTCATTTTATGTTGTAAAAAAGAGGCGTGCATCCTAG
- a CDS encoding V-type ATP synthase subunit I domain-containing protein, which produces MVFGFGKKKTHEQQPTAPVQTERKVSLEEIPGILHEIELPQMAEAVEIAQSTKKEIEAHRKKILSLILHLESDDLKLDDVDKSLRVIVKRGKNAIVSTIKKETTTVLTSATKYDQAVLLNMEISQMLKKMGDVLGQNSRIIHIFAKKYADNLKEEIAKVAKSRNQLQTSINTTENFRTDGKIIADLSQKISEQRTSIAQKNYRLSEIELEVKSLKDTISSLEKQIHDLKSSEEHTKFLEIKNKIDPMSSEKSEIKNVIDFQFSKISRPLGRYSYISSFEKPVRKMMDELLANPYDVISPHNKDSIIHILEAVEKSVISGSISVKDSEKSTEQIQETISKLDEFVSLKEAYSKKVSALEKDLTVFDIKSLESKEHDLYKAKTDIANMERIKQKLEEEINDGNHTLAKNISEIESDVARLTGSKVLLK; this is translated from the coding sequence ATGGTTTTCGGCTTTGGCAAGAAAAAAACACATGAACAGCAGCCCACCGCACCAGTCCAGACTGAAAGAAAAGTATCGCTAGAAGAAATACCAGGTATATTGCATGAGATCGAATTGCCACAAATGGCAGAGGCAGTAGAGATTGCACAGTCAACCAAGAAGGAGATAGAGGCACACCGAAAAAAAATCCTCAGTCTGATTTTACATTTAGAGTCAGATGACCTAAAGCTTGACGACGTCGACAAGAGTCTAAGAGTCATTGTAAAGAGGGGCAAAAATGCAATTGTGTCAACTATAAAAAAAGAGACGACAACCGTTCTGACAAGTGCTACCAAGTATGATCAGGCAGTACTTCTCAATATGGAAATAAGCCAGATGCTGAAAAAAATGGGTGACGTATTAGGACAGAATTCAAGAATAATTCACATTTTTGCAAAAAAATATGCTGACAATCTCAAGGAAGAGATTGCAAAGGTTGCAAAGAGCAGAAATCAATTACAGACATCAATAAACACCACAGAAAATTTCAGGACAGATGGAAAAATCATAGCAGATCTGAGCCAAAAAATTTCAGAGCAGAGAACATCAATAGCACAAAAAAACTACAGGCTGTCGGAGATAGAGTTAGAAGTCAAGTCCCTCAAGGATACCATTTCAAGTCTTGAAAAACAAATTCATGATTTGAAATCAAGTGAAGAGCACACAAAGTTTCTTGAAATAAAAAACAAGATAGATCCCATGTCGTCTGAAAAGTCAGAAATAAAAAATGTCATAGATTTCCAATTCTCAAAGATTTCAAGACCACTTGGCAGGTATAGCTACATCTCGTCATTTGAGAAGCCAGTAAGAAAAATGATGGATGAACTTCTTGCCAATCCATACGATGTAATCTCCCCGCACAACAAGGATTCCATAATACATATTTTAGAAGCAGTCGAAAAATCAGTAATCTCTGGCTCCATATCTGTCAAGGACTCTGAAAAATCCACAGAGCAGATCCAAGAGACAATATCAAAACTTGACGAATTCGTGTCATTAAAAGAGGCATATTCCAAGAAGGTGTCGGCATTAGAAAAAGATCTTACAGTTTTTGATATCAAATCACTAGAATCAAAAGAGCATGACTTGTACAAAGCAAAAACAGACATAGCAAACATGGAACGAATCAAACAGAAACTGGAGGAAGAGATCAATGATGGAAATCACACTCTAGCAAAAAATATTTCAGAGATAGAATCAGATGTTGCAAGGTTGACAGGCTCCAAAGTCTTGCTAAAATAA
- a CDS encoding restriction endonuclease, protein MLNLVTLVKAIPGIIPGGLSVKDFSMATQTGEDLAKEMLDNLMQNGIGRFEDGQIQFEDSDKLKTGVIAISMGAPIDEISRMLEWQDFESLAAEVLEKRDFDTTKNVIMKNPRIQIDVVGIKSEVAILIDCKHWNNMTQSALSEAVKKQIIRTKQFILKHKLRGAIPAIVTLYQHSVQFIDKVPIIPIHQLDSFCDEFYGNLEAMQD, encoded by the coding sequence ATGTTGAATCTTGTAACTTTGGTAAAAGCAATACCTGGAATAATTCCAGGCGGATTGTCTGTCAAGGATTTCAGCATGGCAACCCAGACAGGCGAAGATCTTGCAAAAGAGATGCTGGACAATCTGATGCAAAACGGCATTGGAAGATTTGAAGATGGCCAAATCCAATTCGAAGACTCTGACAAGCTAAAGACAGGCGTGATTGCGATAAGCATGGGCGCTCCAATTGATGAGATATCTCGCATGCTAGAGTGGCAAGACTTTGAGTCACTTGCAGCAGAGGTTCTTGAAAAGCGGGACTTTGATACAACAAAAAACGTAATCATGAAAAATCCCAGAATACAGATTGATGTGGTTGGAATCAAGTCAGAGGTTGCAATACTGATTGATTGCAAACACTGGAACAACATGACCCAGTCAGCACTTTCGGAGGCAGTGAAAAAACAGATTATCAGGACCAAGCAGTTTATCTTAAAACACAAGCTCAGAGGAGCAATCCCTGCAATTGTAACGCTGTATCAACATAGTGTCCAGTTCATCGACAAGGTACCAATAATTCCGATCCACCAGCTAGATTCATTTTGCGACGAGTTTTATGGAAATCTAGAAGCAATGCAGGACTAG